Proteins found in one Bacillus subtilis subsp. subtilis str. 168 genomic segment:
- the yqaK gene encoding putative DNA recombination protein; skin element (Evidence 3: Putative function from multiple computational evidences; PubMedId: 20889742; Product type e: enzyme), which produces MATNQSIKNNIQKKQKNVPVQQQGATMKGLLSSPSVIKRFEEVLGKRATQFTASILSLYNSEQMLQKTDPMSVISSAMVAATLDLPIDKNLGYAWIVPYGGKAQFQLGYKGYIQLALRTGQYKSINCIPIHEGELQKWNPLTEEIEIDFEKRESDAVIGYAAYFELINGFRKTVYWTKAQVEKHKKKFSKSDFGWKNDWDAMALKTVLKAVLSKWGILSVEMQKAVIEEDETRERIDITNEADSSEIIDSEPSNKDETEKPSAQETDPFDGKPVDIKDDELPFD; this is translated from the coding sequence ATGGCTACTAATCAATCAATTAAAAACAACATCCAAAAGAAACAAAAAAACGTACCTGTGCAACAACAAGGAGCAACAATGAAAGGGCTACTTTCCTCACCATCTGTTATTAAACGATTTGAGGAAGTGTTAGGGAAGAGGGCTACACAGTTTACTGCTTCTATCTTAAGCCTTTATAACAGCGAGCAGATGCTACAGAAAACAGATCCTATGAGCGTCATATCCTCAGCAATGGTGGCAGCTACACTCGATTTACCTATAGATAAAAACTTAGGGTATGCCTGGATTGTTCCTTACGGAGGTAAGGCTCAATTTCAGCTTGGATACAAAGGATATATCCAGCTAGCCTTACGAACAGGCCAATATAAATCCATCAATTGCATACCGATTCATGAAGGCGAATTGCAGAAGTGGAATCCGTTGACTGAGGAGATCGAGATTGATTTTGAAAAACGAGAATCAGACGCGGTAATTGGTTATGCAGCTTATTTTGAGTTGATAAATGGCTTCCGAAAAACAGTGTACTGGACAAAGGCACAAGTAGAGAAGCACAAAAAGAAATTCAGTAAGTCTGATTTTGGATGGAAAAATGACTGGGATGCGATGGCTCTTAAGACTGTATTAAAAGCAGTTTTGAGCAAGTGGGGGATTCTCTCTGTTGAAATGCAAAAAGCAGTTATTGAGGAAGATGAAACAAGGGAACGGATTGACATTACCAATGAGGCAGACAGTTCAGAAATTATCGATTCCGAGCCTTCAAACAAAGATGAAACGGAAAAACCAAGCGCCCAAGAAACCGATCCTTTTGACGGCAAGCCTGTAGATATAAAAGACGATGAACTTCCGTTTGATTGA
- the yqaJ gene encoding putative nuclease; skin element (Evidence 3: Putative function from multiple computational evidences; PubMedId: 20889742; Product type e: enzyme): MTSKRAEVLAKNSEMSRDEWLIERRKGIGGSDASIILGLNKWKTPFELWLDKTGQVPVSESQSEAAYFGSLLEDIVAKEFEIRSGKKVRRKKAILRHPEYNFILANVDRMIVGEKAILECKTTSAYNLKEWEDEEIPESYIVQVQHYLGVLGPEYRKAYFAVLIGGNKFVWKEIERDDELIDMIFKAEIEFWNDKVLGGQAPALDGSSAAEEYLKKRYAETENNKAIDLTAANRERIQQYLLIKEQISELQSQAKELENQIKHEMKDAEYGFIGNYQACWKPVVSNRIDTKKLKDQFPDVYEKVKKETHFRRFGIKEVS, translated from the coding sequence TTGGCGGCTCAGATGCATCCATTATCTTGGGGCTGAACAAGTGGAAGACACCTTTTGAATTATGGTTAGACAAAACAGGACAGGTCCCTGTTAGTGAATCGCAAAGTGAAGCTGCTTACTTTGGATCATTGCTAGAAGATATTGTTGCAAAAGAATTTGAGATACGTAGTGGCAAGAAGGTTAGACGTAAAAAAGCAATACTCAGACATCCAGAATATAATTTCATTTTGGCTAATGTTGATCGAATGATCGTTGGTGAAAAAGCGATCCTTGAATGTAAAACAACATCAGCCTACAACTTAAAAGAATGGGAGGACGAAGAAATCCCCGAGAGCTATATCGTTCAGGTCCAGCATTATCTGGGTGTGCTTGGACCTGAATATCGGAAAGCTTATTTTGCTGTGCTGATTGGCGGGAACAAATTTGTCTGGAAAGAGATTGAGCGAGACGACGAGTTAATTGACATGATCTTTAAAGCAGAGATTGAGTTCTGGAATGACAAGGTCTTAGGTGGACAAGCTCCTGCTTTAGATGGTTCAAGTGCTGCGGAGGAATACCTCAAAAAACGATATGCCGAAACGGAAAATAACAAAGCTATTGATTTAACTGCGGCTAATCGAGAACGTATTCAACAATACTTGCTTATTAAAGAACAGATCTCAGAGCTTCAAAGCCAGGCAAAAGAATTAGAGAACCAAATCAAACATGAAATGAAGGATGCAGAGTATGGGTTTATCGGTAACTATCAAGCTTGCTGGAAGCCTGTTGTCTCAAATCGAATTGACACGAAAAAGCTCAAAGACCAGTTTCCGGATGTATACGAGAAAGTTAAAAAGGAAACTCATTTCAGACGTTTTGGAATCAAGGAGGTTAGCTGA